The following are encoded in a window of Pukyongiella litopenaei genomic DNA:
- a CDS encoding type II toxin-antitoxin system ParD family antitoxin, translated as MVTRNVVLTETQDQLVQALVASGRYQNVSEAMRAGLRLLEQEEAQLAGIRGSLLEGLQQAERGDLAEGGGADAVRRAFARARTTS; from the coding sequence ATGGTGACACGCAACGTTGTCCTGACTGAAACCCAAGACCAATTGGTTCAGGCATTGGTGGCATCCGGTCGATACCAGAATGTAAGCGAGGCCATGCGGGCGGGTTTGAGACTGCTTGAGCAGGAAGAGGCGCAGCTCGCCGGCATTCGGGGCAGCCTTTTGGAAGGTCTTCAGCAGGCGGAACGTGGCGATTTGGCCGAAGGAGGTGGGGCGGATGCGGTTCGTCGGGCTTT